Below is a genomic region from Eupeodes corollae chromosome 1, idEupCoro1.1, whole genome shotgun sequence.
aaacagcacAACTTCGAGAATCTAACGACGCACAGTCAAAATTAGTACTTAAGCAGTATTTCAGTATCAACGGTTACGATtaggtttaaaattaatatttgtggAACTTGGTGGGAGCCACAGTTTGCGTCTAACGTTGAGGGCTTGAGGCACGTGGTGCGCGAAGGCCGCCGTAATATATGTACGTGTATGATAAGTTTAACATGttcgaaaatttatttcataaggGTTGGGAATGGTTGTTTTTCCGTAATACCAActttatccaaatattattattcaaatctttggtAATTTAGGATGTGATCAGATTAtccgaaaagtaatttttcccaTAGGAATTCGTTCTTTTCCCGAGGTCAAAAGTAAATTATGTCGTTtcttaagtcttaaaatatcTCCTTAACAAAATTTCACTAAAATCTGTTCAGTATAGTTTAGGCGTAAAAGCGTTCGGCACATCAGAAATTTTTGTGGCAATGCGTCATTTTCCCGGggtaaaaagtatcctatgtgtTTTTTTGGGTATCAAAATATCACCATACCtattttcatgcaaattggttcagtagcTTAGGCGTGATTAAGAACAAGGTGGACACacagagttactttcgcatttataatataagaaaggattattttaaattataattttggtacgaataaatacaaatttagttttaattttcttgaaaatctttttattcaaaacattttctagCATTTACCTTTAgcgtaagttttttttcttaaaattatgctTCAGTAAAAAGAAAGGACATTCGTAAGAGTGAAAATTGAATTGCATTGAAAAAGAAATCTAattatttgtttcatatttttagaatttccGTAGTGAAAACgctttaaatattattgattaatttaattcaaaattattctgaCGGCAGTCATTAATTCCTTTTATAAACGTTTTTCTTCTCAATAAAATATTCCCCATAAATAATCTATAACCCTTTTATAATCTATCAGAAACTTaattgaataattattattccTCTATTAGACTATTATAGTTAAGTGAAGGTTTGGTTGGTTCTACAATGTAAGTTAAAAACATGTTCCCTataattttgcgataaaacgTAAGCTCATCGAAAGAAATtgattattttagaatttagttttaagtgaGTTGCAATAAATgcaaagttaataaattataacgaatttaaaactaaactatatggtttttaaaataaaaggtaaatttaatattcaagtctagaattttatattttatgatattttatatACTAATTAcaagttttccaaaatttaaaatattgaaaaaaagctgtaaaaatgtatagaaaatcTTATTGATAcctatcaacaaaattaaattgctttagattttttattaagctttttagatttaataaaagaatagtttaaaaaattgtatgtgtaGCTCTTAACTTCAATTCACAAAAAGTAATAAacgaattattaaaataaagcttttctttattttcttttaaataaaaaaatattttttaagataaattttaaaagatacgtatctttgcattttaaaacaattgataGATGACTTTGTTGAACCTTGTACTGTCAAAAGAGACagcttaaaagtgacagctaatTGAAAACCCTGTATTTATTTGCctttagaaaaattttacaattttcatttttattttttaatgtaacatttttttgttttagcaaTTCTACATTGGAAAATAAGTTCCTAAATaccagtttttcatttttctcgaaagctttattaaatttaaaaaaatctatagacattaaataaactttttatattaaacttaACTTAGACACACTATTCATCAAAAACCATGTATTACCAACCAACCTTGCCCGATGGAAAACCAATTACTTTGCCGTGGCAATTACGTTCGTTTTTCTCAAACGTCTTATGGCCACTTCAAGACAATCCAACTCCAAAGATGAAAAGaattgacaacatttttgttggCTTTACTTTCTTCAGTTTCTTATTGGCAGTTGAAGCAGCCACTGTATTTTTCATTAACAACTTAAGTGACATATTTCTAAGCACTGAGGCTTTTTCAAATTTAGTCACCTACAATGACGTCATTCTACGACTTTTCAACATGGCCTGGCAAAAAAATGCACTCAAAAAGTTACTTAAGAAGTTTTATGCAGAGATTTACGTAGATGAGTAAGTATTGGAAAAATTATGCTTGGTAGATTTAATAACCGTAAagtgatttgtttttgtattgattttagaaaagaaaattctgaaattcataaaaaagttcaaaaaaccaTTGGACCCATTAATATCTACGCCTGGGTCTACATAACTTCATTTCTGACATTCGTCATAGGACCAATTATTGCAGCTTTTCTCTACAATACTCGACTGCTGCCACATAAGCTGGAATTTCACTTTAGTCTTGAAAATCCTTTTGTCTATGCATGGATAATGGCCCAGCTTACTTACAATGGATTGTGTGCATCGTTGTTCGTAGGGGGTGAGATTTGCTTGTTGGGAAATTTCGTGGGATATTTGTGTGCTCGATTCGAAATAATGCAGGAAGAACTGGAagaaattgatgattttttgataTCAGTTAACGATTCTTCGAAGTTGGCTGGAAGATTTCTGAAAGTCGTAGACAAATGCATCTCAAGAACTAACAAGTTAATTGAATTTgctgaagaaatacaaaaagtgttttcatttcagttttttgtcATGACCGCTCATAGTACTCTGATGTTGTGTGTTGTGATATTTCAAACTTCAATTGTGAgtatgacatttttgaaaaatgtttaaaatcttGTTGAATTATATTTTCAGTTGGATTTTGGTTCGGCGAAATTTATCTCATATGTGCTTTGGATGGTAGCTAAGGTTTTTGAGTTGATAATATTGGGTGGACTTGGTTCTCGTCTTATTACTACGgtaagaacaaaaaatcattcatatccaacacttaaatatttttaaatacaaatttcttttagaCAAACAACATCAGTTCAATGTTTTACCATTGCAATTGGGAACAAATTGTGTTTCGTTCGACTAATCGAAAAGATAATATAATTCTTATGAAGAAAATCAATGCagcaattttaatttaccacaatCAAATTAAGTTAAATGGGTTTGGATTTTTTAGCATTTCGTTGGAGCAAGCTGCATCAGTAAGTTATATTATAAAAGAATGACCacagataaaattaaataatttaatttgtttttatgtttcagTTGATTCAAGGAGCAGGTTCTTATTTTACAGTTTTACAgactttttcataaatttctgGCTACCCCGAAAAACTTTGCTTTGCCATACAAGTTATTccttataaatattattgttgttaGTTAGGATTAAAATGTGAGTAGATTTGATCTATGACAGAAAAAAGGAACAGATTTCTATAGAAAATGGTTGCAGAAAAAAAAGCAACTATTTATGTTCGTtataaatacaacaaatttatataataatttaacaaattcatTATTAGAGTTTTTATtcttatgaaaatgaaataaaggaagtaattaattttaaaagtcatgTGAGTTTACAATATGTGTATGAAAAATATAGTTTGACCAAATTATGTACTTAGCCAGGTTGACAAATATCAAATGCTGGCCGTACGATCCTAAAACCTAGAAATGAATGGcacttcaaaaaattgtaaatcaaaaatcggaacaaatttaaaagtgatGAAATCCTTCTAATGAATgacagattttaattttaggcTGATTTTGTTAGTCCTTTACCCCTTTAGATTAAAGGAAACACGATGATGTTGGTTGTGgatgacaaattttccaaatgaCCTGAAACAGTACCTATGAGATCTGCTTATACTTCGTTCTTAAATAAAGCCGTACGGAAACATATCATCACTCACTTAAGCGtaccaaaaaaatgtttatcggATAATGGAACGCAGTCCACCAGCATTCAGTTTAAGGAGTTTATCAATGTTCTTAATACACAAATCCAACTGACAGAATACGTGAACCGGGTAATTCAAAGTATGTTCTGATCACCCAATACTTCAAGGAAAACCAACTGACCTGGGACGAAAATTTTCCCGAATAAACGTTCAATCGAGggtcaaaacaaaaaccttactTTTCAGTTGTCAATCATTTTACAGAAAAATTGGCACCTGGTTATACGGCCCACATGAAGTGTTAACGTTTATGTAATAAGTAATAGTTCTTCTTTAGAAGGAAGGAAAACACAAGCCAAATCAATTAGAGTTTTGAAAGGGTACGTGGGCAACGCATTCCGACGAAAAATCGACCATCTCGGCCGGTGGACCAACAAATAATGTCAGTTCTTCACCAGAATTCAAGAAGTACggacacaaaagaaaaacaaattaataacaacGGATTGCAAACAAAGCGTCAACCATCTCTTAGTCCCATCAGCGTCCAAGCTGAAACCACAAATCAGTTCAGAAACTGATAAAAATAGAGGTCACCAACACCAAAAAATCGAGGCCTACAATAAAAAACGAAAGGCCAACGCGCGCGCGCCGCCGATACAGCTGAGCAGCCATCAGTCAGCAAATTTCATAGTTGCCAACAGACCCCTGCCGGAGAGATATGCTTATTATTCACACCCGATGATCAATACAAGGTTCTATCCAGATCTTGCCGACGGGCAATAGCAAACGTCCCAAAAGACCTCCCGGAGCATTAAACAAATTGAACGCAACCCTCCGCAatcaactaaattaaaaaagaaactttgatGCGATCCACAttccatactgataacttcccatcccgtcggttgatttgtcttccttaaaagcttgtaggttttcgtgttttgttaacgagatttttgtcgtgaatgttgaaaacaatattttctgtgagataaaatccgtttcaagccaatatttttatattttgaaaatctactcgagtggaaaatcaatttttaccaactttgagtaatgtttgtttaattttttgaaaaaaagtgccaatttgatttttctcaaaattttaccgattgttgaaaacataattttttaaaagacaaaattggtttgaactcataatcttaaagtttttaaaagatatttgtgccagaatcaatttttaactacttttattaatttttgtctgttaccttttttacttttaccgtccattcgatttttcttaaaattgtacttaatgtcgaaaacaatattttttatagggaaaatttactttcaagcctatatctcaaatatttgaaaagacatttaggtcgaaaatcagttttgtataagaacaactgtcaattcgatttttcccaacattttaccattttggagataaaacaattttctgtttGTTATTACGTTacgtttggtattacgttacaacatataatatacaatttaaggggccagttatagctattattgaAATCTATCCGggaaaattttttaattgatatttgacTATGTTAACCTTCgattagaaaagaaaattatatacatactaATCTATCGGAAATcacctaaacaattttttttaggaataaaGTGTAATTGCACATTGATTTGCGTTCCAATTTCAAGCAATTTCAATGAAAGATTTCTGTGAGTAAAAGTTTTCAGGTGaatttcaatcaggaattttttGTCAATGATAGAAACGttaaatgatagctataaacgacctgtcaagaaaatttcaatgtttgttttctatgatgaaaactaatgaaagctataactggCACCTTATTCAAGCCGTTCGTGCGATATGTTGGgtcaaccaacattttttttgactataGGGGCattgaaacttcaaaaaatgtcaaaattttcaattcgacaaatcggaatgCAATAGATTACACTGGTTTTGTCACACGAACTTTGatagctaattttgttttgtcaatctagtctaattattaaatcacaattgtCAAGTGTCAATTAGCCTTAGTTTTGTTGTGATACGGTATAACTCAAAACTTGTACTACGCAGCAAATTAACAGAAGCTCTTCCAAGTAAaccgtttaaaaaatatttgtggttgcattttaacacctttttgttttagcatttttttgttattaaccctGTGAACATGTCGAGGAAGTGTAACAATAATCCTATCTATTTATGTTGTGTTTGCGGAAATctgacattcaaaaaacaaagacgaaaCTTTACGAATCTTGGGTTGGAGTCTTATCaccaatgttttggtttttctgtcgCCCATCAAGACAAATTATGTATGTTGCATAACGTATGTGAAAAATTCAACCGATTGGAAGAAAGGCGCACGACGTATGCCGTTTGCAATACCCATGATATGGACTGAACAGCGAGATCACGTTTCGGATTGCGTGACggtataaaatacaagaaaaaaaatactgttatttaccCTAACTTATCTTCGGCTATAAGACCAGTCTCTACTTGTACAAAATGGCCAGAACTATTAGTAGCTGCAACTACGTCTGTTGAGAATGACCATTCACACCCGTCCACTTCAGGCAAATGTCGAGGACGATGACTTTTAGTTTAAAGGAATCGCAAAAGTGCCACATTTCATAACTCAAGGagacttaaatgatttagttcggaatctaaatttgtccaaaaaacaatcagaactatAGGATCACGTCTAAAAACTAAGCGATTTAGAAAAATCTTCATGGtaggcttttaaaaatgttgttgcaaatttgttgggtaaagctttgggttgcaacatgtcacttaagatccactttttagacTCCCACTTGCatttttttcctgaaatttaGTGCCTGTCAGCGCCGAGCACGGTGAGAGGTTCcatcaacacattttgaatatggCAAAGCGGTACTAGGGCAAATGGAACCCAAATATGTTAGCGGATTACTGATTGGCAATTAAAAGGGACCAACCAGAAGCGAAACACGGAAGAAAGTCTAATATAtattaagtcatttataaaaaaaaaatacagttttgggTAACAAGCTCGGTGTTATTTcgcaatattttatattttatattttactcaataaaataaaatctctggccaacaaatttctttaactatttattttttcttatgatcaGCAACTAAagcaaaaactatcaaaaaagtCCGTGTggcgataaaaacaaaaaattttgttgaccgGTGTTATCTTTTAACTACTTTATTGGATAATATAAATGAAACTAACCTAGTCcgtcttaaatttttgtaatttgaaaatttaatttctaatccCGAAAAATGGATAGAAGGGTATAAGGCTTTAGAGTTAAAAGCTAATGATACATATTTTGAgaggtttttttaattaaaaatattgaacaattttgttttttttttatttttgtaagaaaataatagacTTTGTAGGAGTACActtatgaaaaacaaacttacttataaatttaaaactgaaacattccatttaatgctttcagctttaatttttttaagaggcACGAGCCCCATTGAGGGGAGGGCAACCGAGGCGTATAACCGGGGCCTCCACAAATCAGTAGCCCCCACACTAGAGACTTCCTAAAATGCTTgtttcaatttccaattagtaAGCACTTGttaacatcttttcctttgatatatattttatttttctcttttaactTTACCTACAGCCTTATTGTGAGTTTAGTGTGAAAGGCAGCTGCTAATTCTTGTTTATCGGCTGTTCAATTCATTGTTTTCGTGTATAATTTGTACACGTTTGATTGAAAATTATCGGAGcagaaaagcggccagtttttagtcttgaaaaggCTCAGCGACTCTCGTTGGTCTTGTCAAGCTAAAGCTACGAAAGCTTAAatcaacggctattcggaaatctaAAAAGCtgtaaccagcatatcttccaataaagagcaaaaagacatcttgaggaatgaagcaacgcatcTTCAAAAGAAGATAAGTGGTCTCGAAActgctttgtttgcaacattttggaacgatatcttggagcgattcaacgctacaaacaagatgttgcaagtcccaaaaatgattcttgaatcggcaatgcgtgaactagaatcattgaaatcattcattAAAtccaaatgaaataattttgataaatacgaggaagcagccaaaaaatatcccatactgattaatatgtacaatcacgcaaccgcaccagaacgagaaatgtgaggttgcaTCCGCTCGGTTACGgaaaagcacaagacgcaaatctgtcacccaataaaaaaacaaagtatccGATCTAATCctagtgattgaccagctatccgtttctcttactgaaaggtTGCATGcatatgaagctgtacgttcgagatttggattcttgaatcacatcgagaacatggatgctgaaaattttcTCGCTGTATCGGTTCTATATATATGCCACCTAGAGTTGCAAGTTCTGATCTAATAACACCGATAATAGAAGAAATGTGTTATCGAGTACCAAAATTAATCATTTCCGgagatttaaatattaacttcCTTCAACCCTCCTCTAATTGTTTTAAGACTTCAATGAGTTCTCTGGGGCTCtcttttgtaaataatattgaaCCAACACATTTTAAGCCTGACTGTGTACCTTCCCTTCTTGATGTTTtccttgtaagcgatgttagtcTTGTTAAATGTTCTAGTCAGCTATCCGTCCCAGCGTTTTCATATCATGATCTGGTTTTTGCAACTTTTGATTTTCGTAACATAAATGTCGAATCTTTAGTTAGTGATTGCTCATCTATTGACTCGTACTCAATTTTTGCAACATCAATCGTTGATTATCAAATTGAATATCTTACCGTTGCAATTACTTATGtacctttttaataaacacgTTCCCATTAAAACTCGTCAAATTAGATCGCGTAGTTGCACCTGGCTTTTTCTTGAGATCATTAATGCTATGAAAACAAGAGacgtaaatacaatttttataacaacaggTTCAACACAAATTGTTCCTACAAgcatttttggaaagaattcaAGAGCATTGGTTTAAGAGGAGATTCTTCTATTTCCGATGATAATATTGATTTAGAGGAGTTGAATTGAAACTTCTTTACTCCCCCAACCCAATTCCCAACTGGCAAGCTAGTGTTTCGGAAAACGATAGAGTCGGtgctttttctgtttgttcagTAGATGCATATCAAGTaggtaaagcaatattttctattaaatccaAATCGACTGGACTTGTAAAAAATCTAAAGTTAAACCCATCCCTAAACGattaaagaaaatggaatacaaACCAATAGCTATCCTTCCTTTTTTATCTAAGGCCTTTGAAACTTTCTTAAGTAACCAGTACACAAATTATATTGAAGATTCACGTCTTCTTAACCTTCTC
It encodes:
- the LOC129940778 gene encoding odorant receptor 74a-like, translating into MYYQPTLPDGKPITLPWQLRSFFSNVLWPLQDNPTPKMKRIDNIFVGFTFFSFLLAVEAATVFFINNLSDIFLSTEAFSNLVTYNDVILRLFNMAWQKNALKKLLKKFYAEIYVDEKENSEIHKKVQKTIGPINIYAWVYITSFLTFVIGPIIAAFLYNTRLLPHKLEFHFSLENPFVYAWIMAQLTYNGLCASLFVGGEICLLGNFVGYLCARFEIMQEELEEIDDFLISVNDSSKLAGRFLKVVDKCISRTNKLIEFAEEIQKVFSFQFFVMTAHSTLMLCVVIFQTSILDFGSAKFISYVLWMVAKVFELIILGGLGSRLITTTNNISSMFYHCNWEQIVFRSTNRKDNIILMKKINAAILIYHNQIKLNGFGFFSISLEQAASLIQGAGSYFTVLQTFS